A window of Cottoperca gobio chromosome 16, fCotGob3.1, whole genome shotgun sequence contains these coding sequences:
- the snx10b gene encoding sorting nexin-10B, producing the protein MLSTALPGLRYRESNKNIWIMREETDEAANQQVISVWVRDPRIQKNDFWHAYIDYEICLHTNSVSFTKKISIVRRRYSEFVWLRQKLQANSQLMLQLPELPPKNLFFSMNNAQQITERMKGLQTFLEQTIQSPPLLSDSCLHLFLQSQLSTSKMEACAVGRTHYSVAQAVQRCGLRRFHSEEDLKKDLSMSCDSDSDSSECPKLRVKDLAMKKAASTALLGLMGTSQEGTLSCSCDST; encoded by the exons ATGCTAAGCACAGCATTACCTGGATTACGTTACCGAGAGTCAAACAAGAATATTTGGATTATGAGAGAAGAAACTGATGAGGCTGCAAATCAG CAGGTGATCAGTGTCTGGGTGCGGGACCCGCGGATACAAAAGAACGACTTTTGGCATGCCTACATAGACTATGAAATTTGCTTACAT ACCAACAGTGTGAGCTTCACCAAGAAGATCTCAATTGTGAGACGGAGGTACAGTGAGTTTGTATGGCTCAGGCAGAAGCTACAAGCAAATTCACAACTAAT GCTACAGCTACCAGAGCTGCCCCCAAAGAACCTCTTCTTCAGCATGAACAACGCCCAACAGATCACTGAGCGAATGAAGGGGCTCCAGACGTTTTTGGAACA GACAATCCAGAGCCCTCCGCTGCTGTCCGACAGTTGCCTGCATCTTTTCCTACAGTCACAgctcagcacttccaagatggAGGCCTGTGCTGTAGGAAGGACCCACTACTCTGTGGCCCAGGCAGTCCAGCGCTGTGGCCTGAGGCGTTTCCACTCTGAAGAGGATCTAAAGAAGGACCTCAGCATGTCCTGTGACTCTGACTCAGATAG CTCAGAGTGCCCAAAGCTTCGGGTTAAAGATTTGGCAATGAAAAAAGCAGCGAGCACAGCTTTACTTGGTCTTATGGGAACCAGCCAGGAGGGAACTCTCAGCTGCTCATGTGATTCTACAtga
- the cbx3b gene encoding chromobox protein homolog 3b isoform X1, which translates to MGGRAVPDHWTRNGLLSDWSAVRSSPSSPPGFPGMTFSLGNHFLRASTAIFNLKMRKKQTAKQRKTEETPVVQEFVVEKIILRRIFNGRVEYFLKWKGFTDAENTWEPEDNLDCPELIEEFLRNTHYLNEEEQNVQELIPKEEMTEQETEISYMQSQQQAHTEQSNSEPNDEQSETPTNLSTYLEPECIIGSTDKQGELMFLVKWKNSDDVALLPAREASARCPQVVIDFYEQKLTWHCGDEEQ; encoded by the exons ATGGGTGGCAGGGCTGTTCCGGACCACTGGACGAGGAACGGACTGCTCTCTGATTGGTCGGCGGTGCGCTCGTCCCCGTCGTCTCCTCCCGGTTTTCCTGGCATGACCTTTTCCCTTGGCAACCACTTCCTCCGAGCATCCACGGCCATCTTTAATTTGAA GATGAGAAAGAAGCAGACTGCCaaacagaggaagacagaggagaCTCCAGTTGTCCAGGAGTTTGTGGtagaaaaaataattcttcGGAGAATCTTTAATGGGAGAGTGGAGTATTTCCTGAAGTGGAAAGGTTTCACTGA TGCAGAAAACACATGGGAACCTGAGGACAATCTTGACTGTCCTGAACTCATTGAAGAGTTCCTGAGAAACACCCATTATTTGAATGAGGAAGAGCAAAACGTACAAGAGTTAATTCCCAAAGAAGAAATGACAGAGCAGGAGACAGAAATT TCCTATATGCAGTCTCAGCAGCAGGCTCACACTGAGCAGAGCAACAGCGAGCCGAATGACGAGCAGTCAGAGACCCCCACTAACCTCAGCACTTACCTCGAGCCTGAATGCATCATCGGCTCCACAGACAAACAGGGAGAGCTCATGTTTCTCGTCAAATG GAAGAACTCCGACGATGTGGCCCTGCTGCCAGCCCGTGAGGCCAGCGCCAGGTGCCCCCAGGTGGTCATCGACTTCTATGAGCAGAAGCTGACCTGGCACTGCGGAGACGAGGagcagtga
- the cbx3b gene encoding chromobox protein homolog 3b isoform X2 has protein sequence MRKKQTAKQRKTEETPVVQEFVVEKIILRRIFNGRVEYFLKWKGFTDAENTWEPEDNLDCPELIEEFLRNTHYLNEEEQNVQELIPKEEMTEQETEISYMQSQQQAHTEQSNSEPNDEQSETPTNLSTYLEPECIIGSTDKQGELMFLVKWKNSDDVALLPAREASARCPQVVIDFYEQKLTWHCGDEEQ, from the exons ATGAGAAAGAAGCAGACTGCCaaacagaggaagacagaggagaCTCCAGTTGTCCAGGAGTTTGTGGtagaaaaaataattcttcGGAGAATCTTTAATGGGAGAGTGGAGTATTTCCTGAAGTGGAAAGGTTTCACTGA TGCAGAAAACACATGGGAACCTGAGGACAATCTTGACTGTCCTGAACTCATTGAAGAGTTCCTGAGAAACACCCATTATTTGAATGAGGAAGAGCAAAACGTACAAGAGTTAATTCCCAAAGAAGAAATGACAGAGCAGGAGACAGAAATT TCCTATATGCAGTCTCAGCAGCAGGCTCACACTGAGCAGAGCAACAGCGAGCCGAATGACGAGCAGTCAGAGACCCCCACTAACCTCAGCACTTACCTCGAGCCTGAATGCATCATCGGCTCCACAGACAAACAGGGAGAGCTCATGTTTCTCGTCAAATG GAAGAACTCCGACGATGTGGCCCTGCTGCCAGCCCGTGAGGCCAGCGCCAGGTGCCCCCAGGTGGTCATCGACTTCTATGAGCAGAAGCTGACCTGGCACTGCGGAGACGAGGagcagtga